From Acinonyx jubatus isolate Ajub_Pintada_27869175 chromosome E2, VMU_Ajub_asm_v1.0, whole genome shotgun sequence:
TTTCGCCTCCTGAACAATTTATAAGGCAGATGTACCGttatccctatttcacagatgaggaaagtgaggcacagctAAGCAGCTTGTCCAAGATTAAGGATTCTGAGCCTGCtcctctttttatatatatttttaaacgtttattcatttttgagagacagagacagagcgtgagcacgggaggggcacagagagagggaggcacagaagccaaagcaggctccaggctctgagctgtccgcacagagccccgtgcgggtcttgaactcaccaacctggagatcatgaccggagtccagtgcttaactcgagccacccaggcatccctcagagCCTTGCACTTCTAACAGTATGTTTCGAACACTCCTCGCAAACAAGGTTCTGGGCTCCCACCCTCGACATTCCGAAAGCTGTTGGATTTCCAAGATTTGGGAATTAGAACACTGAGAGGCCAGACATTCTGAGACCAGGGTGTGCCTTCTGCCCAATCTGCCATCcacagttctttctttttaaagaaaactgtattaaagataatcaacaaaataaaatacaggggcgcctgggtggctcagtccgttaagaggcccactcttgatttcagctcaggtcatggtctcagaggtcttgagtttgagccctacatcgggccagatctgtgctgactgtggagcctgcttggattctctctcttcctctctctctctctctttctctgctcctccctgcctttctctctcaaaataaataagctttacaatttttaaataagaaaaattaaaaatacacgcagacttaaaaaaaaaaaattcctgggcaGCCGGAAAAGCGTTTGCCTAGGGTTAGAGCCGCGAACCTACGACCCACAGACGAAAGGAATTTGCATAGGAGGGAGGAGACATTTACCCCTTATCTCCGCCCCTTTGCCGCTCCAGCCACTTTACCAAGATGGAGGCAACAGGAAGTAGGTCATGGGAGGGGGCGGGAGATCTGCGCGCGCATGCCACAAATCCGCTTTGAGGGGCGCTCGCGGCCGAATACTTCCTTTGCCAAGATGGCGCCGGGAGgcagtggcggcggcggcggacgGTGCTCGAAAAATGAGGCCGATTCCGGCTTTCTGGGGCTGCGGCCCACGTCGGTGGACCCGGCActgaggcggcggcggcgaggcCCAAGAAATAAAAAGCGAGGCTGGCGGCGGCTCGCTCAGGAGCCGCTGGGGCTGGAGGTCGACCAGTTCCTGGAAGACGTGCGGCTGCAGGAGCGCACGAGCGGGTGCGTGGGGCGGGACTTCCGGGAGCCGGGCGCTGTTCCGCGTGGCGGGGTGCGAGGCCCAGCGtgcttggggcgggggggtgggggggagactcCTGGGGGCCTGGGAGCGTCCTTTTCGGGCACCTCTGGGGAAGTTGGGGACTCTGGGCGGGAGGTTGGGGGACTGATAAGATTACTGGGTGTAGGACCACCAGTGTGAAGTTAGGATTCAGGTAAATTACTAATAACTGTAGTGTAAATACGATCCATGCACCTACCTTAggttaatattttaagttttacgGTCTGTTCAGTAGCAAGTTATGTAAAGCGAAGGGAAAGGCTTTAGCCTGGAGGGAACGCAGGGCGGGAAGAAGGTGCTTGAATGAGCCAAACCGCGGGGGAAAGCTGGGTCCCAGAGAggttaacccccccccccccccccccccccggcagctTGCATCCTTCCCAACATCTTTGACCTTCTGCATTCCCGTCTCCCAGTGGCTTGGTATCCGAGGCCCCCGATGAGAAACTCTTCTTCGTGGACACCGGCGCCAAGCAAAAAGGTAAGGAGCTTTCAGCGGCGCCTGCTGGGTCCTTGTCTCCCCCATCTCAGCCTTTTCGAGAGTCTCTGTTAATATCATGGCTCGGATGGCAGACATCTGCTAGAAAGAGGCTTTGCCGTAAACAAGAGGACCTGGACGGTACAGAAAGGAAGCTAAAGATACTGAGGCATCCCAGCTCTCCATCCACGGAGAGACCGGTAGGGGTCTGCCCCTGAGTAGAGGAGACGGAAAGTAGCAGGGCTCTCGTTAACTTGCGGAAAGGCAAAGTCAAAGCCTTGCTGTAAGGGAGGAGACTGTTTTTTGTAAGATGCGGTTTAATAAGAATAAGCAGATCTGCTCTGATGAGTAGGTAAGAAGCTCGTGCTAATCTGCGCGCCTTTATCTGCCAAAAGGCAGGGTGGCGCGGAAAGGGCTGGAGAGGTGAGTTAGGGGTTCCTGGAGTGCGCAGCAGGCTTCCCGTCAGTAAGGAGAAAAGCAGACCAGGAGTAGACGTCTGCTTTAAGGAAGGGCTAGAAAACAAGCGAAGGGGTCTGCTTTTATGAGCACAACAGGATACCTTCGGGGAGCACGTAGGAGTCCAGTCCCTGGCTCTGTTCTGGGGAATATGAGAGGAGCTGTCTCGGCGAAAGAAAAAGAGGTAGGTCACTGCTTTGAGGTGCAGGAACCTTTGAGCAAGCGAGAGATGATGATGTCGAAGCGATCGATGTTCACAGAAGTGAGCTGACCTGGTGTGTGAACAGTGAGGGGAAGTCAGGACCTGCCCTAGGGTGGTCGCAAAGGCCTACTGTGGCCAGTATGACGTCCCTCTgggaacagaggaggagcagtTTATAGGTTCTgctttagatttacaaaaaaaaaaaaaatttttttaacgtgcatggggtggggtgcagagagagagggagacagagtatccgaagcaggctccacgctgtcagcgcaaagccggACACGagactcagacccacaaaccgagatcatgacctgagcccgagtcagacacccaacggactgagccacctaggtgcccctgctttcggtttgaaaaagaaagctaggtgcgcctgggtggcttcgttggttaagcgtccaacttcagctcaggtcaggatctcacagtgagcgagtttgagccccccccatcaggctctctgctgtgagcccggagcctgctttgattctctgtctccctctcctctgcccctcccctgtttgcgtgCTGgcgtgcactttctctctctctctgtctctcaaaaataaatgttaaaaaaatgttatgtacagaaaccaaaaaggaaacGTATAGGCACTGTTCGTGGCCTGTCAGTCTGGCTGTGGCTTACGGGCTCCATTCCAGTGCGACAGCAATTCCAACGGCACATGACTGACTGACTCGTGGCTCTCAGTTTCAGGTCCTGGGGAcacaagggagagaaaaaaaaggctgGGTGGGTGACGATAATAGCGATCATGGGCTTTCCCAGGTGATCACCGTGTCTGTGTTGCAATAATTcctttttcagggtgcctgggtgactccggcggttaagcgtccaacttctgagtttggctcagatcaggatctcacgggtcgtgggatcgagcccctcatcgggctctgcgctgacagcgcagagcctgcttgggatgttctctctgtctctctgtctccactgtcctcccccccgcccccccactcatgcacactgtcagtaaataattgtaaaaaatagCGATTACTTTTCCAGACGATCGTGGAGGTAGGCGTCAGCGTTCTCATTGTGGGAGCAGAGATGAGCGAAGTCTGTGTTGTGAAGGAGCGTAGAAAACGGAAGGGTGTGGGTTCTGCCCTAGTATCTTTTGTCCTGGGGTTCTTGCCTTTCACGCTCAGTCGAAAAAGGCAGAAAACTGTCGTGCTGAGGATCAGCTCTTTTGGGTCCTGAGTCTCCTTGTCACTTGGTCGCCTTGTTTCTCCTTAGCGTTTCTGTTTTTGTGGCCGTTTTTTGTGCCTTGTCCGGAAGCCTCTAGTGGGCAGGGCTGTGGGTCTGACTCTTTGCTCCCAGCCAGGGCTGCCcgggaaatgggggtgggggtggtcggAGCCTGGACACCTTGGGCACGTCTGTCCTCAGGTAGAAGCCTGGggtcgcccccctccccccaccacgtGTGTGCTGGGGTGAGGGGGTCGGGAAGTAAGGAGGCCTGAGCCTTGGGTTCCTCTCCTTTCCGCTCCCAGAGCTGAACAAGAAGAGAACCAAAAGCCAGAAAAGGGCACTTCTACTCAAGAAACCCCTTCGCGTTGACCTCGTCCTAGAGAACACGTCCAAGGTCCCTGTCCCCAAAGAGTGAGTGTCCCGCCACCCCCGGAGCCGTCTTTCCGTCTTCACCGCAGCTGCCACTCGCTTTCTGGCCCTGCGGAGTTccggggggtggggcaggtgaggGTCACTCAGAGGAGAGGTACGGGGCGCGGCCTGTGGCTTTGGGGGGGCAGATTGGGGGACGCGGGGTGCAGGCTGGGGTGTGGTGGCCGAGGCAGGCAAGTGCAGGGCCCAGGCCCGGCCAGGAGCTCGGGGTGGAGGGGGGCCATCCGGAGGCCCATCGGGCTGCTTGGTGACAGGTCTGAGTGAGGGGAGGTTGGACCGGTGATGGAGTGGACAGCGGGCGGCTCCTGAGGTGGGGATATGGGAGGAGTGGCTGTGGGAGCAGACCTGGGGTCTGTTTCGAGGTGACGGCCGAGCTGCCCGGGAGGCCCGCAGGGCGAGGGCCGCAGAGGCCGCTGTGCCGTTGGCCGTGGTCAGGGCAGACGCCTGGGCCGTCTGGTAGGAGGATCCACGAGGACGTTCGCCTCGGACAGGGTGCTTGGGACGAGGGCTGCTGAGCAGGCGTTGTGGGGGAGCCAGGCCTCTGCTTCACCCACTCCAACTTGCTGCTTCTCCTCGCCCCAGTGTCCTTGCTCACCAGGTCCCCAATGCCAGAAAGCTCAAACGGAAGCAGCAGCTACGGGAGAAACTGGCCAAGCAGGGCGAGCTGCCCCGGGAGGTGCGCAAGGCACAGGCCCGGCCTCGGAACCCTCCTGCGGTCAAAGCCAAGCCCGGGCCCCAAGACACCGTTGAGCGGCCTTTCTATGACCTCTGGGCCAAAGACAGTGAGTAGTACCGTTGCTGTCACTTGTGGGTGGGGACTGGGCCGCCATGCCCATTCGTGCAGCTTGTGCACCGCACAAGAGCACAGTGTTTAAGACAAGTGCTCTGCAAGTGTGTGTTTGGTGATCCTCAGCAGAGTTCAGCATCTGGAAGTGGCTTTCCTTTCCTGAGGGCACCCTGTGCCCCTCAGCCTTGGCTCCCTTCTGCTTTCTGGATCCCTCCATATGCTCTTTTGCCTGGCACTCAAAATCCCTTGGAGCCCGAGTCAGTCCTTTTCTCGTGTGTGCTTCAGTGCTCTCTTTGTGAAGGGGGAGGGCTCAGAGGGAGCCCTTTGGGCCACACTGGAAAGCCCCCAGCAGCCACCCCTCACTGCCTCCACAGACCTCCTGGACCGACCCTTGGCTGGCCAGGACGCCTTTTTCCTGGAGCAGACCAAGAAGAAAGGAGTGAAGGTAAGGCCGCGGCAGCAGGGCGTCCTGGGCGACTGCTCGGGAGAGGGCTGGGGTGCTAGGAGCTGCTCTGCACAGGGGCCCTGGCGCCTCAGTCTCCGCCTGTGGCCAAGACCCCGCGTGCGGGCACCCCTGGTGCCTCCGAACCGGAGGAGAGAGCAGGCTGGCGGTCAGCAGGAGGTGCCCCGGGGAGACGAGCAAAGGTCACTGAAAAGAAGCCCGTGTTGGCCAGTTAACTGGGGGTGGCAGCTGTACCTAGATGGGGGACAGGGAACTGGGGGACACCAGGGTGGGTTCGTGCagcaggctggggaggaggccgGCCTGGTGGGAGGGAGCACCACTCAGGTTTCAGAGCTTTATTTTGAGTGGTTTCGTGCAGGAGAGGTGGGGGCCACGTTCAGGTCTGGAGGTGGGATTGTGgcgtgtgggggtgggaggtacaGGGATGGAGGCGAGACACCCCTGGGCGGAAGCCCTGGGACCCGCGGGcggtgggtgtggggagagggcggGAGCCAGAGGGCTTCTTCcagggctcccccccccccgggcttCTGCTGGAGACGGACGGCCTCTGCCTTCAGATTCCGTCTGGGtggacctttctttctttttttaaatgtttccttatttttgatagatagagtgcgagcgggggagggcagagaaagagagggagacagaatcccaagcaggctctaagctgtcagaccagagcctgatgcggggcttgaacccacgcaccgggagatcacgacctgagctgaaaccaggagtcaggtTCCTAAcggaccgcgccacccaggcaaCCACCTCCCGCCTTTGTCACGAGCTCCCGCAGGGCCCAGGGCCACACTAGGGGTCTCCGTCAGCCCCGTGTCACCCGTGCCCTGCTCTGAGCGACGCAGGTCGGAGGCAGGTCAGACAGCCTCTGTTGGCCCTCTGCCAACATTGCCGCAGGCGTCAGCGACAGGTGCCATGTACCCTGTGTTTCTGCAACTGCTGCCCTCCTCGGGGGTCACGGGCTTTTCTCAGGGAAGGCAGGCAGAGCCCCTGCCTGCAGGGCGCTCGGTCGTCCTGGGGATGTGGCTCCCGAGGGTAGCCTAGCGGGTGGGTAGCCAGTGTCCGTTGCTCTGGATGCCGGACGCACAGGCCCCTCCCGGTGTGAAGGCTGTGGGCGCTGCTGAGGCCCCTGCCATCTTCCGAGCCTGGAGTCCCGCACCAGCTTGTCAGCTCTCGGGTCCTGGCTCCCAGGCTTCATCCTGCCTTGTCCTCCTCCAGCGGCCGCCACATCTGCACGCCAAGCCCTCCCAGGTCCCTGCCGTGGAGGTGACACCAGCCGGGGCCTCCTACAACCCGTCCTTTGAGGACCACCAGGTACACGGCCCTGAGCGGGTCCCTCCTCCGTCGTCGCCTGGCCGCTTGGTTGGTGCCCTCACCAGGCACTTCCTCTGCGCCCACCGCTGCTGGGGAGTCAGCAGGGACTGAGGCAGCCCCCGGCCTGCCCCCCTGGGGCTCGTGGTCCGGTGGGGGTCGGGGGACGGACCCATTCCCAGACAGTGATGACTCAGAGGGGTTGCCAAATCCAGACttgggggtcagggagggcttcctggaggagggggacaTCAGAGCTTCGACCAAATGTCTGAGGAGGAGTTTGCCACGGGAAGAGGGGAATGGGTGTTTCaggaacagcatgtacaaagaCCCAGAGGTACACGAGACCAGGCCACCTTTGGGGGGCGGTCCACAGGACAGGGGCGCAAAAGGTCTCAGTGAACGGTGAGCAGTCTGACCAGCGAGATTTCTCTAAGGCCTAGGATAGTTTAGCAGTGGGAGAACCTGGCTGTGAGAGTCCCCGTTTGTCACACAGATGTCTGTTAACCGCGGGGGTCGTGGACGGGGGACGAGCTCTTTGTCCCCCGGGAGAGCACAGGTTCCCGGAGAGAAATGCAGGTCCGGTAGATGCGGGACACGCGGGCGGGTGCGGTTCAGCCTCGTTCACGAAGAGAGGGTGTCTCGTGGCCCCCTGGGAATGGAGAGAGCCGGGTCCTCACCTGTAGGTGCAGAGGCCCCGTCACAGCGAGCGTTAGTGGGGCGAGGCTGCTCGCGAGCAGAGGGGCCTGTGGCCGCGGTCGTTGAGTCCGGCCTGACGTGGCCGCTGGGGGGGCCTGGGAAGAGCAGTCTGTCTTGGCTCTTTGCCCAACGGTGTTGCAGAGACAGCCTTCAGCCTCAGGACTCACCCGCTTCTGGCACGGTCTCAGGGTTTTTAGAACGTTGACAGAGTAGGGCGCCCGTCAGCCATCacctcccgcccctgccccgtCTTCCCTAGGCGGCCACCGCTGTCCTTCCCGCAGGTCTCTTTACAGGATCGCCTGTTCTGTGTGTCACGTAAACGAAACCTTACTGTGGGCAGGGACCCGGCCGGCCTTCAAAGAGCGGAGGGTGGTTTGGGAGCAGAGTCCCTCCTGGCTGCTTGGGGAGACcctggaggggaagaggggctgggCGCTGGGGGCGCCGATGGGAGGTGAGAGGGCCTGGTCTGTCTGTGACTCCCAGGAGTGGCCCGGGGGTGGCCCGGGTCCTCACCTCCACCCCTTCCTCTCCAGACCCTGCTCCTGGCGGCCCACGAGGTCGAGCTGCAGCGGCAGAAGCAGGCAGAGAGGCTGGAGCGGCAGCTGGCTCTGCCCAGCCCGGAGCAGGCTGCCACCCAGGTGAGCCCACGCCCcgcctgctcctctccccagccccgcccacctgcctggccccgcccccctgGCCCTCGGGGTGCCCGGCCCCTGACACCCCacttcctgtcccttcccccccccgcctcccccaggaGTCTACATTCCAGGAGATGTGCCAGGGGCTGCTGGAGGAGTCCGACGGGGAGGGGGAGTCGGGCGAGGGCCAGGACGAGGGGCCCGAGGCTGGAGGGGAGCAGGCCGAGGGAGCTGAGGCCTCGGTCGTGACCGCGCGCCCGGCCACCGTGGAGAAGAAGACggagcagcggcggcggcgggagaAGGCCGCCCGGAAGATGGTGAGCACCGCGGCCCCGGCCTCTCCTGGTGGCTCCCACCCGCGGCCTGCTTGTTCCCGTGCTCATGGCCTGCCTTCTCTGACCCCCCGGCCTGCTTTTTTGTGCTGTCTGCGGCCCTCACAGCTCTGGTCAGTCGAGACCCGTTTCCTGGTTCCCTCCGGGCACCACTTGGGCTCAGGATGCAGTGGGGATCAAGTCTGTGCTGCCCTGGTGCTGATACTTGGGGGGCGGGATTTGTGGGCCACCCGTGGGTAAGGAAGGGGGCCTCGAAGACAGCTGCTGTGAAGGGGGCCGCCCGGTGGACGGAAGGTCCCCCGGGCACGGCACCGTGCCCGCCCCTGACTGACCCGCCCGGCCCTCCCGCAGCGAGTGCAGCAGGCCGCCGTGCGGGCCGCCCGGCTCCGGCACCAGGAGCTCTTCAGGCTGCGTGGCATCAAGGCCCAGGTGGCGAGGCGACTGGCGGAGCTGGCACGACGGCGGGAGCAGCGGCGGGCGCGGAGACTGGCCGAGGCGGACAGGCCCCACAGGCTGGGGCGGCTCAAGTGAGGCCCGCCGGGCTGGGGGCGAGGGCGGGGGGCCTCCTGGGAGATCATCTTCTTCCCCCACAAAGCCCCACGTTCTCCGAGGCCCACTGCCTGAATGGGGcccttgggctctgccctgggcaagGTGGATCCTCTGAACGCCCCCCGCCCGTGTTCTCCAGGTATCAGGACCCCGACATCGACGTGCAGCTCAGCTCGGAGCTCGCTGACTCGCTTAGGACCCTAAAGGTACTTGCCCACGTGGGGTGACGTGCTGTAGGGGGGCCCCCGTGCCCGGTGATGATCCCATCCTTGCTCCCCGTGCCCCCAGGGGCTGTGGGCGACATCATGGCTGACCCCGGGATGGGCCGGTTGGGCTGATGCCTGGGGGCTGAGGGCACGGGGTCCTCGGGGGTGAGGGGCCGGCTGGTGTGGGGGTTTGAGCCTGTGACCCTCAGAAGGCctttcctcccagcccctggtctCCTGgccccccctttccccctcttcaGTGCCAGAGAGGTCTCCCTAAAGCCCAGAACAGGccttctccctccctggctcagagcctgccgTGGCTCCCAGCGGCCCTCGGCTTCTCACCGCAGCCATGGGCGCCACACGGTTTGGCCCGCCTCGGGGCTCCGACCGGCTCTGCTTCAGTAGTGTGCCAACCGTgcaccctgccctctgcccctgcctggcgtgccctctccttccctcccgtTGATCCCTGCACACCCAGCCCGGGCCTGTGCATCCGTACACGCCACCCCCCCAGCTCAGGGCCAGGCTGAGCCCCTTGGAGAGGTCAGAGGGCCCCCCATTGAGgcttccctctctgtgtcccgCAGCCCGAAGGCAATATCCTCCGCGACCGGTTCAAGAGCTTCCAGAAGAGAAACATGATCGAGCCTCGGGAGAGAGCCAAGTGAGGCTTCGGGGCTGGCGAGGGGAGCAAGGGTGTCGGGAAACTACCTGCGCTTGGCGGGCTTGCCGGTTActcacctctcccttcccttgtgCAGGTTCAAGCGCAAGTACAAAGTGAAGCTCGTGGAGAGGCGGGCGTTCCGCGAGATCCAGTGAgtggccctccccttcccctgccaggcAGACTGGTCCCTCGGCTGTGACAGAAACACTTCTAACCTGCTTAAATAAGAACGAGACCTTGGCCAGACCCAGGGAGGGCAGCCCACCAGATGCACTTGAACCCAGAGCTGGGGCGGGGAGAGGCCCCAAAGGGAGATGGAAGGGCCCAAACTAGAGTCGGGGGGTGTCAAGCGGGTGAGGCGTGGGGCCTTCCCTCCCCTCGTGCACCCTCAGGCCCCAGTTACCAGAGGTTGAGTATGTCTTCATCTCACTGGCACTTTCTCCTGTGCTGATTCAAACCTTCTGACCGTTTTCCTCTGTCCCCAGGTTATAGCCGCCGCGGGATGCCAGAGCCCCCTCCCTGCAATAAAACACCTCTGACCAACACCCTGGGCCTTGTGTGTGACTTGACTCCCTCCTGGAGGCGGCTTCttcctctgtgtgtccctccctagCACATAGGGATGCAGGTACCAGAACATTCGTCTTCCCTAAAGCCTGGTGAGAACCCAGATCTTagggaaaggaggcagaggaaatgggGCTTGCAGGCTGCTTGGGTGGGTATGGGGGACGGGGGGGGCTGGTGCACAGCAGGGATCACACCTGGGTGTCTGATGCGAAATAGCCCACGTCTTTCTGTCCCTGTGATGAGAGGCAGGTCTTGCGTATGGCCCTGTCGCGTTGGTAACGTTTGCCGAGCACCTACTGTGCTTTTAAGCAGATGGAATCACTCACCGACCTTCACGACAAcccagttgggggggggggggggcgcagtcCTCCCCGTTAAAATGGGGCAGAAACAAGCACGTGAGAAGGACTAATTCCCTCTCCCCAAACtttcagaaagaattttttttttaagtgtttattttgagagagagaacacgtgagcacgggaggggcagagaaagcgggagacacagaatcccaagcagattccatgctgtgcgcacagagcccgatgcagggatcgaactcacgaaccgtgagatcatgacctgagccaagatcaggagttggatgcttaaccgactgagccactccggcgcccctataaagaatttttttaaaccattttttgtACAAGTAGTAAAGGACCATCTTCTTGCTGTGAATCATAGATTCAGTGCATAAGGACACCAGAACACCGTGACTATTGCCCTTGACCTTTGCTCTCCATTCAGACCCATGCCTTTCCCTGCCAAGTAGCTGTCACTGCAGGTCAGTGTGAATGATTCCATTAAGTTCCACGTGTGATTCTATAAAATTATATCCATGTATGcacaaaaagagaatatttttaacatttattcatttttgagagaaagagcatgagtggggaaggggcagagagagcaggacacagaatccgaagcaggctccaggctccgagctgtcagcacagagcccaacgtggggcttgaacccgtgaactgtgagatcacgacctgagccgaagtcagacacttagccaaccaaaccacccaggagcccctgaaaataGAATTGTTTTGGCTTTGCTGGGTCACGGATACAATCATACCATACTTAGTTCTGGTAAAATCTAGGGAAAATCTGTGCAAAAGGTCATTTGATAGGTTCGGCCAAATTGTTCTCCACGTAGCGTGTGCTGATTTATACCCTGCAGCAACGTAGGGGCCCACTTGCTCGCTTGCAGCCTTCTTGCTGTCTGATCTCACGTCTTTCATTAAATTCTACCTGGTTACCAGAGAGGtcgaatatatatgtgtgtgtcttccCATCATTGGCACTTTCTTCAATGCTAGTTCAGAGCTTTTGACCAGTTTCCTCTTAGACTGTTCGtcatttttcttgtttacttGCAGTAGCTTTTTACTTGTTATGGATCCTGAAGTCTCCGTCACACCTGTTGCAAACATTTCTCCCAGGCTCTTGGCTTTTTGCTTCGTGTAAGGTATCATTTGTCAGAAGCATTCAGTGTTTGTGGTGTTCTGTTagcctttccctctcttttcttgtGGCTTTTGGAAAGGTTTCTCTGGGATGAGAGGTTTATAAAAATAGAGCAAGCAGTTTATaaaagaaatgggtgaagggagagaGTAATGGCAGggtcctcctccccactccctcccataTCCGGTCAAACATCACAGCTTTAAGGATCtgctcctgccccgccccctctgccatcttaaaagtaaaaagggACGTTGTACAGACAGTAAAATGGCTCTTTGTGCATATGTGTGAGGGGGAGCCGGGGGACGGGTTGGAAGCCACTCTGAAAAGAGCCCTAAGCCGCAGCCTCTGACCCAGTAAGTCCCTTCTGGGGAATAAGCGTCAAGGAACCTTCTGGAAGAGGGGAGGAAACTCTTAATGCCCAGAGATGGCCATCAGCGCATCCGCCAAGTACATGGGtacctgggggtggggctggccgGCTCCCCGAGGACGCCCGGTGCAGCCTGGACCTTAGAGCCCTCCGGAAGCCTGCGCCGGTCCGTCCCCTAGGGAAATGCGTCTGTTCCCATGTGTGCAGAACACGGGTCTGCGGCACAGGCCCGTGTGGGTGGTTTTCTGCACGTAAATTACATTTCACATCCAAGTTTTACGCCCAAAGGGAAAAAGCGGATCTGCCAGCACCATGCTGATGTGTGCAGCTTCCTTTGAAATGCGAGGAACAATAGGGCAGGAGAAATGGACAGGGGCCCGGAGGCCTCTTGAGACAAGTACAGCGACACGTGATCTAGGTGGTGGGGTACACGGGAAACTCTCCGCTTTACGGTCGGAAATGCATAATTTGGGGGGGCCGGACACACACGTCAGGGTGATGATAATGGAGCCCAAGCGTCAGGACTATTCGCGCTGGTTCCTTCCACGGCCCCGCACCTGCTTTTCAGTCTGCGTTACTTTTCCTGAAGCAGGTCCCGCAAATTGTAAAAGCTTCAGGCACCGCAAAATCCAGTTCTGCCTCTGACCCACACGCGGAAATGGGAGAACTACCTATCCGTTGGGTCCTGGCTGAATAAGCAACCCCCCGTCTATACAGCAGATCGGGCACTTGGCTCTTGGAAGGGACGGGGCGGTCTCTGGCTGCAGCCTGCAGGTGTTAAGAGCTCGGATGTGGGAGCCGGCGTCCTGATTTCAAAGCCAGCTGTGTTACGTGCTAGCTGTGCAGCCTTGTGAAGGTTACACCACCTCTCTGTGTCTCGCGGTCCCCATCTGCAGTATGGACATCACGGTACCTCACGGTGCCTTTCGACAAGGATCGGGTGAGACTGCCCGTGACCGTCCTTAGCAGAGAACGTTCTGTGAGCGTTTGCTATTCTAACAGTGTTAGGAAACGAATGAAgatgggttgtttattttttttaaagcggAACCTTGCAGTCTGGGCCAGAGACCCCTCGCAGATGCTCTTTCCCTTCTGACCCCTGATCGCACTCCTGGGAACGTGCCCTAAGCAAGGCCGGAAGTCTGGGGGGAGGCCCGATGCCGAGGCAGGTCGGCCCGAGTGCTGTGCAGAATGGACGGAAATGCGGTAATGGACGTGGGCAGGCCCGGCCGCTCCGGGAGGAAGCCTCCGCGGCCGCTACCCGAGGGGTCAGGCGCACGAGTAACGACCGGGGACGTGTTTACGTCAGACGCTTTGTGCAAAGACGCGAACGGGATCTGCCGCCGTCCCCGCCCCAGCGCCCGGTCCCGCGG
This genomic window contains:
- the NOP53 gene encoding ribosome biogenesis protein NOP53 isoform X1; the encoded protein is MAPGGSGGGGGRCSKNEADSGFLGLRPTSVDPALRRRRRGPRNKKRGWRRLAQEPLGLEVDQFLEDVRLQERTSGGLVSEAPDEKLFFVDTGAKQKELNKKRTKSQKRALLLKKPLRVDLVLENTSKVPVPKDVLAHQVPNARKLKRKQQLREKLAKQGELPREVRKAQARPRNPPAVKAKPGPQDTVERPFYDLWAKDNLLDRPLAGQDAFFLEQTKKKGVKRPPHLHAKPSQVPAVEVTPAGASYNPSFEDHQTLLLAAHEVELQRQKQAERLERQLALPSPEQAATQESTFQEMCQGLLEESDGEGESGEGQDEGPEAGGEQAEGAEASVVTARPATVEKKTEQRRRREKAARKMRVQQAAVRAARLRHQELFRLRGIKAQVARRLAELARRREQRRARRLAEADRPHRLGRLKYQDPDIDVQLSSELADSLRTLKPEGNILRDRFKSFQKRNMIEPRERAKFKRKYKVKLVERRAFREIQL
- the NOP53 gene encoding ribosome biogenesis protein NOP53 isoform X2 codes for the protein MAPGGSGGGGGRCSKNEADSGFLGLRPTSVDPALRRRRRGPRNKKRGWRRLAQEPLGLEVDQFLEDVRLQERTSGGLVSEAPDEKLFFVDTGAKQKELNKKRTKSQKRALLLKKPLRVDLVLENTSKVPVPKDVLAHQVPNARKLKRKQQLREKLAKQGELPREVRKAQARPRNPPAVKAKPGPQDTVERPFYDLWAKDNLLDRPLAGQDAFFLEQTKKKGVKRPPHLHAKPSQVPAVEVTPAGASYNPSFEDHQTLLLAAHEVELQRQKQAERLERQLALPSPEQAATQESTFQEMCQGLLEESDGEGESGEGQDEGPEAGGEQAEGAEASVVTARPATVEKKTEQRRRREKAARKMRVQQAAVRAARLRHQELFRLRGIKAQVARRLAELARRREQRRARRLAEADRPHRLGRLKYQDPDIDVQLSSELADSLRTLKPEGNILRDRFKSFQKRNMIEPRERAKFKRKYKVKLVERRAFREIQ